The following is a genomic window from Colletotrichum lupini chromosome 5, complete sequence.
AGTGCATTTGCCTCGCCCTCTGCATGCTGGTCTGTTCCCTTCGTTGCGAGTGGCGTTCGGCCAGGAGTCTTACTCGTGGAGAACAGTACGAAATCGGCCTGCTGCAAGGTTTCCAGGATGATACGCCATGAAGAACCAAGAGTCGGACCAAGAGCAATGCCAAGGTTAAGGAGCGCTCGCAGACATAGTAGATTACGAGTGTTGAGCGTCATCTGGCTTCCCTCAAGGCCTTGCTGTCGACCTCTGTCAGCGACGGGCGAGGCTTGGGTGACAAGACTATCGACACTTAGTAGTCCTCGTGCGTTGCTCAGAATGCTGTTGGGCGCTTCTGTGGTGGGTGTGGGTGTTGTTGGTCGAGCTGGCCCAGCATTCAGGCATGCCGTGAACACATTCGGTGGCACTGCCGCCTTGCCCAGCGTCGTCAAGAATGCGTCTCTTGGGGTAGACAGCTGAAGCAAGCCGGCGACATGCGCAAACTTTTGGAATGCCCTCACCAGACTGTGGTAGTATTCAGAGTCCATAGCAGCATAGAGGAACGTAGAACAGGTAGCAAGGATGGCAGGCCAGCATTCCTCAATGATGGCGGCGCAAATTTTGACTTCTTTGTGCATGGGATGATCCTCCAAAGCAAGAGGGTTGAGCGGGACGGGGTTCTTCTTGAATGATGCTGCTCGTTCCAACGCAGCTCGTGACCCGTCTGTATCATCTTGTGCAGGTGCCGGTGAGTCACGGCCAACTTCCTGCTTCCCACTCTTCTTGCGATTGCGGTTATCCCCCGGGACGGTGAGGGGAAGGATGAACTTGGCAAGGCCTTCAGAGAGCGATCCTATGCAAGACAAAGTCAAGCTGTAGATGTAAGAATCCGGAATAGATGGTGCCTCGGTCTTGTCGAGCTGGTCGATGCAAGGGACCCGGACGCTACTCCACTGCGTGCTAATGCCCACATTGGAGCCGTCTGCGCTGACGGAGCCGCTGATAATACCCGTGACGCCGCTGGCCTCGAGCATGGCTTGATCGGTTGATGATGCGATGCTAGCATAAGGGTTCATAACCGGGATTGTTGATTGGTGTCCAAGACCAATAACAGACGGTTTCTCGGTGCTAAGCCGCACAAAGGTGGCGGTCAAGTGTTTGAGGACATCCTTCTCGCCTTCTTTGGCAtcgtagttgacgaagatcCGTCTGATCAAGGCGTGCTCTGAGAAGATACCTCGGAACACTTCTAAACACAGTGCTCTCTTCCATGTCGCCGTGTCCTGGTCCAGTAGATGCGTCAGGATATCAAGTGCATCTCCGCTTTCGGTTGGGAGAATGTTGATATGGCGTCGTAGGAGGGTGTACAGAATCCGAACCAGCCTGACGGACGTAGCAAAGTTTGGCTTTCCTTTCAGCGCGCTAGTGATGAATGGCATGACCCGAATCTGTAGGATGTGTGCTTGTTCTTTGTGGGTAGAAAAGACGGCGGCGTGGTTGGTAAGAACCGACTCTATCAGTTCCAGTCCGAATGTTTGTGGTAGACCGGAGAATCTCAGGTACTCGGGGCGCTGGTTTTCCGTCATGAGGCATAAGTCGTTGAATATCTAAGCAGATGTAAGTGACGGAACTGAGAAGTAGGCAGGCGCGGCTTACCCTGTACGCATCCAGCGCCGCAGCGCGCAGTTCGACTGTGCCCTCACCGGACGGCGCCTCGCCAGCGGGAGGGCCACTGGAAGCCGTTTCTATGCACGGTCAGCAGATATACTTGGTGGCAGAAAGACCCAAGACTGACTGTCTTCAGCAACGACCTTGTCAAACACAGACACGACGAGCTGTTGTAAGGTTGCCGCAGAGGTGTTGTTGACGATAGCATTTTTGCTGGACTGCAGTATGAAGCAGATGTTCAAAGCGGTGATGAGAAGGTCGCCTTTGAGATCAGTGGCATAGTTTTGCAATAATGACGGCAAAGCCTGGAGGATTTTGAGTTGAACGTCGAGACCAGCCGAGGTTGCCTCTCTCAGAGCTTCGAGGACCTGGTTCAACTTCCCCCTGGGAAGAGCACGGGCGACGATGAGCCTCTGGAGGCATACAATGGCGATTCCAGTAAACTTTGCATTCTTGGTGCCACATGCGATGATGAAGGGATTCACAAAGTTGGGTCTCTGGGCAAGCTCTGTATCGAGAGGTCAGTCATGGATCCATAGCTAGGAGGGGATCGACAGGGGGGGATACACACCGTTGGCAGCTTGAGCTTCATTAGCTCCTCTAAGCGCTTTGAGTTCCTCGAGAGACTTTTCAGCAGCCTTATCCATACATGATTAGCATTGAGTCTTAGTTATTCGGAGAATCAAGCGCACACCTGTCGGAGGTCATTGTGTTTCCGTTTGCTCTCTTGGATGAGGTTGGTTAGCTCCGTGGCCAGGAGCTGGGTCGTCATTCTGTCACAGGTGGCCTCTCGGGCAGTCCATCATCGATCTTGGGACGGAACTCGGTGAACTGAAGAAACACACGCAACTAAAACAGACTGTGAAGTGTTACAAGACCGTGTCCTGTCGAAGATTGTCGAGTTGATTTCGAGTTGATGGGGATGCACAGGGCAAGTTGAGGTAGGGAGCTCCCGTTTGGACAGCTGCAACTGCTCTCTGCGCCTGGCAGCTCATCCACAGCTCCCGATTGAGGTGAGCTGTCCACCTTGAATGATGACTAAGTCATCTCGCATAAAGGTATCCACACCGCTTGATCGGCAGAAATGCCCAAAGTGGTTCACCGCCTTTACTGCCCCGCGCTGCCCTTGGGCTCGGCTAGCATAGCTTCTGGCTAAACAGTGACACTTGCGCCGTCTCTCCAGCGCCTTCAGGCACAAGCCCGCTTGATTACACTGGTGGTCCCTTCTGTAAGGTTCCCACTACGACCCGCCACTGGGTCCATCAGGTAACCCCCACCAGGTGCCTCCCTCACGTTTAGGTAAGGAACTAAGATCCGGGCCGCATTGCAGTCCCCCGTCGACCTTCCTCCCACTTCGTAACCCCTCCAACTTTGAACATCTACATTGCGGTATCTACCAGTCGCCCTTTCACAACCACACCGAACCCAAGCCTCGCGATACCCACACACGACTCAACATGGGCGCAAAGGTTCCACGCAACTTCCGCCTCCTTGAGGAGCTTGAGAAGGGCGAGAAGGGTCTCGGAGCAGGTACTAGAGCCCCTCCCCTCTGATGCAACACCAAACAATCTGCCCCGCGCATCTCGCAGTTCTGACTGACTCTTTCCATTGTAGAGGCCTGCTCCTACGGTCTGAACGATGCCGAGGACCTCTTGATGTCCGACTGGAACGGAACCATTCTCGGACCCCCTCACGTTAGTACCTCCTTTGTACTCACCAACCCCCATCGAGGTGTTGCGCATCACTGACCGGTCCTTTGTCTTTGTAGAGCGTCCACGAGAACAGAATCTACTCCCTCAAGATGCACTGTGGTCCCAACTACCCTGACGAGCCTCCCACGATACAATTTGTGAGCCAGGTCAACCTGCCCTGCGTCAACTCCCGCAATGGCGTCGTCGACCCCAGACAGCTTCCTTGCCTGGCCAACTGGAAGAGAGACAACACCATGGAGACCATTCTCATTGAGCTTAGAAGGTACGTTGGGGAGGTAGATCTGGGTGCACGCTGAAGTGCTGCTATTCAGGCAAGGCTAACGTTCATTTTCCCAGGTACATGGCGGCTCCTGCGAACAAGAAGATCCCCCAGCCTCCCGAAGGTTCTACATACTAGTAGTGGCCTATGTGCATGATTCTCCACGATTCGCGAAAGAGGGTTTGGCTGGGTAGGTCGGGCTGATTATCGGTACACATGGCATGGGTAGTATGGCTCAATGATTATGACTTTCTTCACACCCAAAGTCCTCTCTGCTCATTATGCTGTGCTGTGAAGGAAGGCAATGTGTCTTTGTGCTTTGAGGCTCTGGACAGAGTGAGACGGAAGAGAACACCATCGACAGCATGCACCTCTGCGGGTACGAGACTCAGATCTATACTGGGCGCCACTCTCCAGGCTCCCTCTGCTGATTCTATACTGGCTTGTTATCCTCTGAGACCAATCGCAGTCTTCCAGATGAGGACTCAGACTGGGTGTCGTATCATGTTTTGATCCGGTAAGGTGGTAATGGATGCAATGACTGATCATCTTAGGGACTGCCATGATGCTGAATGTTTTGAGATCCTAGTTTCATGACTAGCCAACATCAATAGGGTTGTGATCCAAGGCAAAAAATCAGAGTATCCGGGCTTCATATTCGTTGCGAACAGATGTGCCGTCTGGTCTCCAAGCTGACAATGCAAGACCTCGTCCTGGTCTAGGATGTCCTGTCCTGGATCCTGGATGCCCATGGCATAGCACCACGGAATGGAAGCATCAGAGCCTGGTGGGCCTCGGCCGATGCCGTCGGCTAATTATCGGTAGGCAGAGGCAGCTGCAGCTTCCGTCATCCATGGACTTTTTTTGCCCCGATCAAACGACGGAGACCCACAGATCCTCTTGGGCCTTAGCTGATGACCCGCGAGAGAGCTGTTCTGGAGCTCGCAACCTCGATTTGATCCACGCATCTTCTCGATCTACGTCAATgccgcagcagcaacagacATGGCTTCGGCGGTAACAAAAGCCGCACTCTCCGCGCCGCTGAGACGGGCTCTCGTCCAGTCCCAGTCGCGCGGCTTCCAGACCACCACAAAGAGCCTGCTTCCATCAGCATTCGGCTCCAGCTCCAGTATCCCGCCCTCCTACTTCCAGAGGTCGTCCCTCCCCGCCAACACCGTCATCCGCTTCGTTCCGCAACAGACGGCATGGATCGTTGAGCGCATGGGAAAGTTCAACCGCATCCTCGAACCCGGTCTGGCCATCCTCGTCCCCTTTATCGACCGCATCTCCTACGTCAAGTCACTCAAGGAAAATGCACTCGAGATCCCCAGTCAAAGCGCCATTACCGCCGACAACGTCACCCTCGAACTCGACGGCGTCCTCTACACCCGCGTCTTTGACGCCTACAAGGCCAGGTTTGTCAACACACCCCTCGACGGTATCGAAGTAGAATACTAACAGTATACCCCAAGCTATGGAGTCGAAGACGCCGAATACGCCATCTCCCAGCTGGCGCAAACCACGATGCGATCCGAAATCGGCCAGCTGACCCTCGACCACGTCCTCAAGGAGCGCGCCGCCCTCAACACAAACATCACCGCCGCCATCAACGAAGCCGCCCAGGCCTGGGGCGTCACCTGCCTCCGTTACGAGATCCGAGACATCCACGCCCCCGCCGGCGTCGTCGAAGCCATGCACCGCCAGGTCACCGCCGAGCGCTCGAAGCGCGCCGAGATCCTCGACTCTGAGGGTCAGAGGCAGTCGGCCATCAACATCGCCGAGGGTAAGAAGCAGAGCGTCATTCTGGCGTCCGAGGCCTTGCGCGCCGAACAGATCAACAGGGCGTCTGGTGAGGCCGAGGCCATCCTCATGAAGGCCAAGGCTACCGCCGCTGGTATCGAGGCCGTCTCCAAGAGCATTGCCGACGGCGAGGATGCGGCACAGGGCGCCATCAGCCTGTCTGTTGCCGAGAAGTACGTTGACGCGTTTGGCAAGCTGGCCAAGGAGAGCACGGCTGTCGTAGTCCCCGGAAACGTGGGAGACATCTCGAGCATGATTGCCACCGGCCTGAGCGTGTACGGCAAGGTTGGACAGGCACAGGCCAGGACGATGGCGAAGCAGCTGGTCGGCAACGAGTCGGCGGAGGAGTCTGGCGAGGGAGCGTCCGGGGAACCCAAGCAGCTGAAGGATTCGGTGCTTGAGAGCTTCGACCAGGCGGCGGGACAGAAATGATTACTTGGAGAGAGTACGGAGCCGGCGTTGATGGACAGACACACACAAGATAGGAGAATCGCCGGGTGTCACATTATGTACTAGTACTACCCACTCAATCAAAAGACGGGCGAGGAAAATGCCCATGCATATCATAGGTTAAAATTGACTTGATCAAATCTCCCATTTAAGTATTCTTTTCTACGTGAAAGGAACacgttatatattaagcctgaAGTCCACGTACCGAGAGGCTGCGAGTGCCGTCCTTGCTGCCGTTACAGTATATTCTGTCGCCTGGATACGTAGGAAGCCTTTATCTACCACTACAAGCCTATTCCCGTCACCAGCCAGCAGGCGCCCGTCTAGGTCGAcgggtcaggtcaaactggTTGGGTGGAGGAATGGTTCGAGATCAACAATCAATATATTCGCCCATAGCCTtactcgacgacaggctcTGAGTTCGATTCCCAGCATGAGCACCAAGAGATATAGCCACATCCGTggtgaactctttttttttcttcccctTTTCAATATGATATTAAAAGGGGTGAACGTGTTCAGACCTTCGCTGACCTCTTTCAATAAGGTACTTCGTGGTGGCTGGAAACGTTTGCAACCTAGGAATAGAGGAAATACTTCAAATACGGCCTTGGATCATGGACCGTCTGAACAGATCGGTTATTTCAAAAAACAATTGATACCACTAACATTACACTCAACGTATGCTAAGTATTCCTGGCCGTCGCTCAGAGGTCAACGTCGTGAGAAATGATAGTTCCATGGCTTCGGCAGGTTATAAACCCACAATTCATCAACACCATAAATTGTGCAAGCCTGAGCTGTCTCCCTATCCCGCCGTACGGGACGTTGCAAGTTGTTCTCCGACTGAACCAGTTGAGCTCCAACGTGCTTCACCTTTTTAAGCCGCTATCGACAATGCACATGCTTTCCGCAGTAGTGTGACTTTGATGTTGATCTTAAATGTATTGTCAGTGTACGGTGTACAGTCCTCGGATGCAATGTTGCAGTGACACTCCTCT
Proteins encoded in this region:
- a CDS encoding SPFH domain/Band 7 family protein, with protein sequence MPKVRLQAQARLITLVVPSVRFPLRPATGSISPPSTFLPLRNPSNFEHLHCGIYQSPFHNHTEPKPRDTHTRLNMGAKVPRNFRLLEELEKGEKGLGAEACSYGLNDAEDLLMSDWNGTILGPPHSVHENRIYSLKMHCGPNYPDEPPTIQFVSQVNLPCVNSRNGVVDPRQLPCLANWKRDNTMETILIELRRYMAAPANKKIPQPPEVWLNDYDFLHTQSSGQSETEENTIDSMHLCGLPDEDSDWVSYHVLIRVVIQGKKSEYPGFIFVANRCAVCTTEWKHQSLVGLGRCRRLIIGRQRQLQLPELFWSSQPRFDPRIFSIYVNAAAATDMASAVTKAALSAPLRRALVQSQSRGFQTTTKSLLPSAFGSSSSIPPSYFQRSSLPANTVIRFVPQQTAWIVERMGKFNRILEPGLAILVPFIDRISYVKSLKENALEIPSQSAITADNVTLELDGVLYTRVFDAYKASYGVEDAEYAISQLAQTTMRSEIGQLTLDHVLKERAALNTNITAAINEAAQAWGVTCLRYEIRDIHAPAGVVEAMHRQVTAERSKRAEILDSEGQRQSAINIAEGKKQSVILASEALRAEQINRASGEAEAILMKAKATAAGIEAVSKSIADGEDAAQGAISLSVAEKYVDAFGKLAKESTAVVVPGNVGDISSMIATGLSVYGKVGQAQARTMAKQLVGNESAEESGEGASGEPKQLKDSVLESFDQAAGQK